The Carnobacterium sp. 17-4 genome has a window encoding:
- the rpmJ gene encoding 50S ribosomal protein L36: protein MKVRPSVKKICDKCKVIRRKGRVMVICENPKHKQRQG from the coding sequence ATGAAAGTAAGACCATCAGTAAAGAAAATTTGTGACAAATGCAAAGTTATCCGTCGTAAAGGACGTGTTATGGTGATTTGCGAAAACCCTAAACACAAACAACGTCAAGGATAA
- the infA gene encoding translation initiation factor IF-1: MAKDDVIEIEGTVVETLPNAMFKVELENGHVVLAHVSGKIRMHYIRILPGDKVTVELSPYDLSRGRITYRFK, translated from the coding sequence GTGGCGAAAGACGATGTCATTGAAATTGAAGGAACAGTCGTTGAAACTTTGCCGAATGCAATGTTTAAAGTCGAACTTGAAAATGGCCATGTTGTATTGGCTCACGTTTCAGGTAAAATCCGAATGCACTACATTAGAATCCTACCAGGAGACAAAGTCACAGTTGAGTTGTCACCTTACGATTTATCACGTGGTCGCATAACTTATCGCTTTAAATAA